One window of Phycisphaeraceae bacterium genomic DNA carries:
- the ccsA gene encoding cytochrome c biogenesis protein CcsA has product MLRAAVRVLASLRLTVMLLAVSMAIIFIGTLAQVRVGVWEAVHTYFRAPIAWVDPSLFIPSSAGTLPFRVPLPGGATIGLLLLLNLLAAHASRFKLTARRAGVMVLHAGLVVLLIGEFATAMLADEGLMSIDEGSTVSYVEDVRSSELAIIDNSDTSFDRIVTVPQAMLVRAAATGNPISDVRFPFEIHVEAWMPNARLMRAVGDRLADRGVGIDAIAEPLPVARGVDGAQTDAPAAYVRLTHHGESLGTWLVWSNLLAAQRVECGESSFDLALRYKRTYKPYSLTLLDFRHDKFVGTEIAKNFSSHVRLVDAKRRVDRETTIWMNNPLRYRGDTFYQASYKPDGTGTVLQVVRNPGATLPYVACGLVSVGLLIHFGAVLWGFLRRRHERERSLLVSGRPKWAAPIAMVGATVGIVVASVGLFRTPNFAGYDLDALARIPVSSGGRVKPFDTAARHVMMVAGGRQSIRAEGWSLEAVEYLAGLIARPEAIADAPVVRVDHPEVLAMLALPPDAVGRLGMSGIEPHWAKIVGEAEHAFEVEPKQRDAYQRALVRTYHSVSTLLAHARMREPYTVAPLGDGTDWRSFHDAFLETRAAALDGDISEQEAIERMPPSVAYWIAMMTAYAESDIQGFNRAVASYHGLLEGVIPATMRRMDLEVRFNRAGLFVGATCAYIVASLLIMLSMLLRAKDPAKATARPPLADVIRSLGIGVAWGALFVHTIGIVARVYLQDRPPVTNLYSSAIFVGWAAVLFGMVIERWHPIGIAALGSAAIGFGTLIVAHNLGNDGDTMQMMQAVLDSNFWLATHVITITLGYSATFLAGTLAAAAILLGVFTVTLTPERAWTLARMVYGTVCFALLLSFVGTVLGGIWADQSWGRFWGWDPKENGAALVVLNAALILHARWGGFIRKRGLFVLAVGGSIVTAWSWFGTNMLGVGLHSYGFMDTAAMWLLGFVVSQFALMAVGLLPLSRWRSAGGLCGAL; this is encoded by the coding sequence ATGCTGAGGGCCGCCGTGAGGGTCTTGGCGTCGTTGAGACTCACCGTTATGCTGCTGGCGGTGTCGATGGCGATCATTTTCATTGGAACGCTCGCGCAGGTCCGTGTCGGTGTGTGGGAGGCGGTTCACACCTATTTCCGCGCTCCTATCGCATGGGTCGATCCCAGCCTCTTCATCCCATCGTCTGCGGGAACACTCCCCTTCCGCGTGCCGCTTCCCGGCGGGGCAACCATCGGCTTGCTCCTGCTGCTGAATCTCCTCGCGGCCCACGCCTCCAGATTCAAGCTCACGGCCCGACGAGCGGGGGTTATGGTGCTGCACGCGGGACTGGTGGTGCTGCTGATAGGCGAGTTCGCTACGGCGATGCTCGCCGACGAAGGACTGATGTCGATCGACGAGGGGAGCACGGTTTCGTACGTCGAGGATGTCAGATCGTCCGAGTTGGCCATCATCGACAACTCAGATACGAGCTTTGATCGCATCGTTACTGTGCCTCAGGCGATGCTTGTTCGTGCAGCGGCTACGGGTAACCCGATCTCAGATGTTCGCTTTCCCTTCGAGATACACGTAGAGGCGTGGATGCCGAACGCTCGGCTGATGAGAGCGGTCGGCGATCGGCTCGCTGATCGTGGCGTGGGCATCGATGCGATAGCCGAACCACTACCGGTGGCGAGAGGCGTCGATGGTGCGCAGACTGACGCTCCTGCAGCGTACGTCAGACTGACCCATCACGGTGAGTCACTCGGCACATGGCTTGTCTGGTCAAACCTCTTGGCGGCCCAGCGTGTGGAGTGCGGCGAATCATCGTTCGATCTCGCGCTGAGATACAAACGGACATACAAGCCATACTCGTTGACGCTGTTGGACTTCCGACACGACAAGTTCGTCGGAACAGAGATCGCAAAGAACTTCTCGAGCCATGTGCGACTGGTTGATGCCAAACGCAGAGTGGATCGTGAAACGACGATCTGGATGAACAACCCGCTGCGATATCGTGGAGACACATTTTACCAGGCATCCTACAAGCCCGATGGGACCGGCACAGTTCTGCAGGTGGTACGGAATCCTGGAGCGACGCTCCCATACGTCGCGTGCGGGCTTGTGAGCGTTGGGCTGCTGATTCACTTCGGAGCAGTATTGTGGGGATTTCTTCGACGTAGACATGAGCGCGAACGCAGTTTGTTGGTTTCCGGTCGTCCGAAGTGGGCGGCTCCAATTGCGATGGTCGGCGCGACCGTCGGCATCGTGGTTGCGTCTGTTGGGCTCTTTCGTACGCCTAACTTTGCGGGATATGACCTCGATGCCTTGGCGAGAATACCGGTGTCGTCGGGTGGTCGCGTCAAGCCGTTCGACACCGCGGCTCGTCACGTGATGATGGTCGCGGGTGGGAGGCAGTCGATACGAGCCGAGGGCTGGTCTCTCGAAGCCGTTGAGTACCTTGCCGGGCTGATCGCGCGGCCAGAGGCGATCGCTGATGCGCCGGTCGTCCGAGTCGATCACCCTGAGGTGCTGGCGATGCTCGCCCTTCCGCCCGATGCAGTGGGTCGTCTGGGCATGAGCGGGATTGAGCCGCACTGGGCGAAGATTGTGGGCGAAGCGGAGCATGCGTTCGAGGTCGAGCCGAAGCAACGTGATGCGTACCAGCGAGCACTCGTTCGCACCTATCACTCCGTGAGCACGCTCCTTGCTCATGCACGCATGCGCGAGCCGTACACGGTTGCTCCGCTGGGTGATGGGACAGACTGGAGGAGCTTTCACGATGCGTTCCTCGAGACCCGAGCCGCGGCACTCGACGGAGACATTTCTGAGCAGGAGGCGATCGAGCGCATGCCACCATCGGTCGCTTACTGGATCGCGATGATGACCGCGTATGCCGAGTCAGATATCCAAGGGTTTAATCGCGCGGTCGCCTCGTACCATGGGTTGCTGGAGGGAGTGATCCCAGCCACCATGAGACGCATGGATCTCGAGGTCCGTTTCAACCGTGCAGGGTTGTTCGTCGGAGCGACTTGCGCGTATATCGTGGCGTCGTTGCTGATCATGCTCTCGATGCTGCTTCGGGCAAAGGATCCGGCCAAGGCGACCGCGAGGCCGCCACTCGCCGATGTGATCAGATCTCTTGGTATCGGCGTGGCATGGGGGGCACTATTCGTGCACACGATCGGGATCGTTGCACGCGTCTACCTTCAGGATCGTCCGCCGGTGACTAACCTGTACTCATCGGCGATTTTCGTCGGATGGGCCGCTGTCTTGTTCGGTATGGTGATCGAGCGTTGGCACCCGATCGGCATTGCGGCACTTGGCTCTGCAGCGATCGGCTTCGGAACCCTGATCGTTGCCCACAACCTAGGCAACGACGGGGACACGATGCAGATGATGCAGGCAGTCCTCGACAGCAACTTCTGGCTTGCGACGCACGTGATCACGATCACGCTCGGGTACTCCGCTACCTTCCTTGCAGGCACGCTCGCTGCTGCTGCGATCCTGCTCGGCGTGTTCACTGTGACTCTGACTCCAGAGCGTGCCTGGACGCTCGCTCGCATGGTGTATGGCACGGTGTGCTTTGCCCTGCTGCTTAGTTTCGTAGGGACAGTGCTGGGTGGTATCTGGGCAGATCAGTCGTGGGGGCGGTTCTGGGGTTGGGACCCCAAAGAGAACGGCGCTGCCCTGGTCGTGCTGAACGCGGCACTGATCCTACACGCTCGATGGGGAGGATTTATCCG
- a CDS encoding c-type cytochrome codes for MASVFGQARAREKAAAETEHAAQAYELLIAAGPKPMLPLNELVRGRELFATTCVACHGQSGTGVPGLGLNLVESDFVALRSDAELHAYIIAGRPDAKPMPMPPRAGRPDLTDEDIVRIVAFMRGLQDPRRMPELPPLVLTVAPSEGDKAAALEAAAGDAELAGYIASGNAIFHTTCVACHGKEGVGVAGNGKALANNAFVQSLDEDGLFEFLSKGRSPTDPLNTTGIQMPPKGGNPAMSEDDILDVIAYLRTLQPSAAGSK; via the coding sequence ATGGCATCTGTTTTCGGCCAAGCGCGAGCGCGCGAGAAAGCCGCCGCCGAGACCGAGCATGCAGCTCAGGCATACGAATTGCTCATAGCCGCGGGTCCAAAGCCAATGCTCCCGCTTAACGAGCTTGTCCGCGGGCGCGAGTTGTTCGCGACAACATGTGTCGCGTGCCACGGCCAGAGCGGGACCGGCGTGCCCGGTCTTGGGCTGAACTTGGTCGAGAGCGACTTTGTCGCGCTCCGGAGCGACGCCGAACTCCACGCGTACATCATCGCCGGCAGGCCGGACGCCAAGCCGATGCCGATGCCGCCGAGGGCGGGACGCCCCGACCTGACGGACGAGGACATCGTTCGGATCGTGGCTTTCATGAGAGGCCTGCAGGATCCTCGTCGCATGCCCGAGTTGCCGCCGCTGGTGCTGACGGTCGCGCCGTCGGAGGGTGACAAGGCGGCCGCGCTCGAAGCCGCGGCAGGTGACGCAGAACTCGCCGGGTACATCGCCAGCGGCAATGCGATCTTCCACACTACTTGTGTGGCGTGCCACGGCAAGGAGGGCGTCGGTGTGGCCGGCAACGGGAAGGCCCTGGCGAACAACGCCTTCGTCCAGTCACTGGACGAGGACGGTCTCTTCGAGTTCCTCAGCAAGGGACGCTCGCCGACGGACCCGCTCAACACGACCGGGATTCAGATGCCGCCCAAGGGCGGGAACCCCGCGATGTCCGAGGACGACATTCTGGACGTGATCGCGTATCTGCGGACGCTGCAGCCGTCCGCCGCCGGGAGCAAGTAG
- the nosZ gene encoding Sec-dependent nitrous-oxide reductase — translation MRRATNRLPISLLLATAAGVLLSCLAPDAIAQQEGRRRRGGDAEAKPVELTPAQVAQLTKVANDRKLNVDDLLAAAKTFMPSGRHDEYVLFSSGGQSGQVFAIGVPSMRLLRSIAVFTPESWQGYGFAGENDHVIESLKINGKVVAWGDTHHPALSETKGDYDGEFLFIGDKANARVAVIDLRDWETKQIVKNPLTISDHGAAFVTPNTDYIIEGGQYATVLGYGYAPPSEYKDSYRGMVTMWKFDRMKGRIDESQSFALELPPYWQDLADAGKNASDGFFFINSFNAEMATGGVEKGQPPFEAGASKRDMDYLHIIDWKKAEAAFKAGKFEKINGFPVIKIETSISEGILHFAPEPKSPHGVDVTPNGQYMIVAGKLDPHVTVYSIDRIKKAIAEKTYSGTDEYGVPVLDFDAVKEAQVELGLGPLHTQFDDKGYAYTSLFLDSAVARWTLGGEYDALNADQPWKLVQKTPVQYNIGHLCAAEGDTVSPDGNYLISMSKWSVDRFLPTGPLLPQNFQLLDIVQPGTTMPVIYDSPIGVGEPHYCQMIKADKLKTWKVYPEVGWNPHTQRLDPNAPKKGSEGVVRDGNKVTVNMTAVRSHFFPEHVEIMEGDEVTWRITAIETAQDATHGFCIGGYNVNLSLEPGEYVEFKFKADKAGTYPFYCTEFCSALHLEMMGYLHIKPKATAQAGGKAE, via the coding sequence ATGAGAAGAGCAACAAACCGACTTCCGATCTCGCTCCTGTTGGCGACTGCCGCCGGAGTTCTGCTCTCCTGCCTCGCGCCCGACGCGATTGCGCAGCAGGAGGGGCGCAGGCGCCGGGGCGGCGACGCCGAGGCCAAGCCGGTCGAACTGACGCCGGCGCAGGTCGCCCAGCTCACGAAGGTCGCCAACGACCGCAAGCTGAACGTGGACGACCTGCTGGCGGCGGCGAAGACGTTCATGCCGAGCGGGCGGCACGACGAGTACGTGCTGTTCTCATCCGGCGGGCAGAGCGGGCAGGTCTTCGCGATCGGCGTGCCGAGCATGCGTCTCCTGCGCTCGATCGCGGTCTTCACGCCCGAGTCGTGGCAGGGATACGGCTTTGCCGGCGAGAACGATCACGTGATCGAGTCGCTGAAGATCAATGGGAAGGTCGTGGCCTGGGGCGACACGCACCATCCGGCTCTCTCCGAGACCAAGGGCGACTACGACGGCGAGTTCCTGTTCATCGGTGACAAGGCCAACGCGCGGGTGGCTGTGATCGATCTGCGCGACTGGGAAACAAAGCAGATCGTCAAGAACCCGCTCACGATCAGCGACCACGGCGCCGCCTTCGTGACGCCGAACACCGACTACATCATCGAGGGCGGGCAGTACGCCACCGTGCTCGGCTACGGCTACGCGCCGCCTTCCGAGTACAAGGACTCCTACCGCGGCATGGTCACGATGTGGAAGTTCGACCGGATGAAGGGCCGGATCGACGAGTCCCAGTCCTTCGCCCTGGAGCTGCCCCCGTACTGGCAGGACCTGGCGGACGCGGGCAAGAACGCCAGCGACGGGTTCTTCTTCATCAACTCGTTCAACGCGGAGATGGCGACCGGCGGCGTCGAGAAGGGCCAGCCCCCCTTCGAGGCGGGCGCCAGCAAGCGCGACATGGACTACCTCCACATCATCGACTGGAAGAAGGCCGAGGCCGCGTTCAAGGCGGGCAAGTTCGAGAAGATCAACGGGTTCCCCGTGATCAAGATCGAGACGAGCATCAGCGAGGGCATCCTGCACTTCGCGCCGGAGCCCAAGAGTCCGCACGGCGTCGACGTGACGCCGAACGGCCAGTACATGATCGTCGCGGGCAAGCTCGACCCGCACGTGACAGTGTACTCGATCGACCGGATCAAGAAGGCGATCGCGGAGAAGACCTACTCGGGCACGGACGAGTACGGCGTGCCGGTGCTCGACTTCGACGCCGTGAAAGAGGCGCAGGTCGAGTTGGGGCTCGGGCCGCTCCACACGCAGTTCGATGACAAGGGCTATGCCTACACCTCGCTCTTTCTCGACTCGGCCGTCGCGCGCTGGACGCTCGGGGGCGAGTACGACGCGCTGAACGCCGATCAGCCGTGGAAACTGGTGCAGAAGACGCCTGTCCAGTACAACATCGGCCACCTGTGTGCCGCGGAGGGCGACACGGTCAGCCCGGACGGCAACTACCTGATCTCGATGTCCAAGTGGTCGGTCGATCGCTTCCTGCCGACGGGCCCGCTGCTCCCGCAGAACTTCCAGCTCCTGGACATCGTGCAGCCGGGCACGACCATGCCAGTCATCTACGACAGCCCGATCGGCGTCGGTGAGCCCCACTACTGCCAGATGATCAAGGCCGACAAGCTCAAGACCTGGAAGGTGTATCCCGAGGTCGGCTGGAACCCGCACACCCAGCGGCTCGACCCGAACGCGCCCAAGAAGGGTTCCGAGGGCGTCGTTCGCGACGGGAACAAGGTCACGGTCAACATGACCGCGGTTCGCAGCCACTTCTTCCCCGAGCACGTCGAGATTATGGAAGGCGATGAGGTCACGTGGCGGATCACCGCCATCGAGACCGCGCAGGATGCGACGCACGGCTTCTGCATCGGCGGGTACAACGTCAACCTCTCGCTCGAGCCGGGCGAGTACGTCGAGTTCAAGTTCAAGGCCGACAAGGCCGGCACCTACCCCTTCTACTGCACCGAGTTCTGCTCGGCGCTCCACCTTGAGATGATGGGCTATCTCCACATCAAGCCCAAGGCCACCGCGCAGGCGGGCGGCAAAGCCGAATGA